The Deinococcus aquaticus genomic interval TCCAGGCCATCGGGCAACTGGCCGACCTGGCCGACCTGATCGGCCGCGACGAACGCCTCGCCACGCTCGTGCAGAGCACGCTGAGCCTCACGGAAAGCGCGTGAGGAGCGAGCAGAAGGCAGATGGCAGATGGCGAATGGTGCCTCTGGCCTTCTGCCATCTGCCATCTGCGGCGGTCACACCATGACCCCGGTTCCCGTCACCCCTGAATTCCAGCGTCTGATCTCCGGCTCCCGGCTGCGGCTGCGGGGCAAGTCGGCGTTCTTCGCGACGTTGCTGCTGCACGCGGAGTTCGTGCCGTCACGGGAGGTCGCGGCGGCCGGAACGGACGGGGAGCGGGTGTACGTGAACCCGGAGGTGGCGGCCGGGCTGGCGCCGGACGTGCTGGACGGCTTGCTGCTGCACGAGGTCCTGCACGCGGCGCTGTCGCACGTGCAGCGGCGCGGCCCGCGTGAGAAGAAACGCTGGAACCGTTCGGCGGACCTGATCGTGAACGGCATGGTCACGGCCGCCGGGCTGCCCACGCCGCCCAGCAGCGCCGGGGCCGCGCGGGACGAGCACCTGGAGAAACTGAGTGTCGAGGAGGTGTACACCGCGCTGGACGGCGAACCGGACGGGGACGGCGAGGATGGCGACGACCTGCTGGACGGCCCGCCCGGTGACGCCCCGCCCCGGAACGGGAAGCCCTCCTCGAACGTGGCGCGGCAGTGGCAGCAGGCTCTGGCGCAGGCCCGTAGCGTGGACGCCATGAGCGGCGGGAAGGGCGACGACCCGCTGGGCATGCACCGCGAACTGATGAGACTGGCGCCCGCACGGCTGGACTGGCGGGCGCACCTGTGGCGGTTCCTGGCGCGCACCCCGGTCGATTTCGGCGGGTTCGACCGGCGCTTCGTGGGGCGTGGCCTGTACCTCGAAGCGCTGGACGACGAATCCCTGAGTGCCCTGATCGCCGTGGACACCTCCGGCAGCGTGGACGACGACGCGGTGCGCGCGCTGGTGGGCGAGGTGCAGGGCGTGCTGGGCGCGTACCCGCACGTGCGGGCCACGCTGTACTACGCGGACACCGAGGCGTACGGCCCGCACGACCTGTCGCCCGGCGGCGAGATCCCGCCCCCGCAGGGGGGTGGCGGCACGGACTTCCGCCCGATCTTCGCACTGCTGGACGCACACGAACCGGACGTCCTGATCTACCTGACCGACGGCTACGGCGACTTCCCCGAGCAGGCCCCGCGCGTGCCGACGCTGTGGGTGGTGCCGCCCGGCGGTCTGGAAGACGAGGGCTTCCCGTTCGGGGACGTGCTGCGCCTGGAGGAACACGGGTGAACGCGACCAGCCTCCCGGACGCCTTCCAGCGTGACCCGCACGCCGCGCCCGGCCCGGACAGCGTGTGGTTCGTATTCGACGGACACCGCCTGATCCTGACCGCGCAGGAGGGATTGCCCACCGGCCCCGCCGCGCCCTTTCCCGTGACCGACACGAGCGGCCTGGGCAGCCTGGACGGCCGGACCATGTTCACGGCGGCGCTGGACGGCGACCTGCCCGGCGGGTTCGTGAGTGTCCCGGTCCGCTCGGCGTTCGGAACGCTGGGCGACACGCTGATGGGCGTGGCCGGGTACGCCTCGCAGATCCTGGAGTTTCACCGCACGCACCGCTACTGCGGACGCTGCGCGACGCCGATGCAGGACAGCGCGCACGAACGCTCCCGCGTATGCCCGAACTGCGGCCTGACCGCCTACCCGAGGGTCGCGCCGGTCGCGATGGTCCTCATCACGCGCGGGCACGGCCCGGACACCGAGGTGCTGCTGGCGCGCGGCCCGAACTTCCCGCCCGGCATGTACTCCGCCATCGCCGGATTCGTGGAGCCCAGCGAAACCCTGGAGGTCGCCGCGCACCGCGAGATTGCCGAGGAAGTCGGCGTGACCGTCACGGACCTGCAGTACGCGTTCAGTCAGCCGTGGCCGTTCCCGCACTCCCTGATGATCGGCTTCACCGCCCGCTACCAGGGAGGCGAGATCACCCCGCAACCCGGCGAGATCCAGGACGCCCGCTTCTTCCCGGTCACGGCGCTGCCTGGGCTGCCGCCCCGGGTCAGCATCGCCCGCGCCCTGATCGACCAGGCCGTGCAGAGGGCACTGGGTGATGGGTGATGGGCGGCCGCGTGTGCGCGGCGTGACCGCCAGCCCCACCCCCTGGCCACTTCCCACTGCCCACACCCTCCTCCTTCCCCGCGTGGCATGATCGGGCGCATGACGTTCTCCGACCTTGATCCGCGCACCCTGACGATCCTGGGGGTGGAGGGGGCGCTGGAGGCGGCGGCCAGTCCGCGCGCCACGGCTGACACCCTGTCCGGTCTCTCGGCGCATCCGGATTCACGGGTTCGTGCGCTGGTGGCGCGGCACCCGAACACCCCCACGGAGATTCTGGGGGCGCTGGCAGCGGCGTACCCGGCGGACGTGCTGGCGAACCCGGGGTTACCGCTGATGCGACTGGCACGGCCGAACCTGCTGACGTCGTTCCCGGCGGACAGCGTGATCGCGCTGTTGAACGCGGAGGGGTCGCCCGCCTGGGTGCTGGACGCGGCCCTGCGGCACGAGGATTACGCGGTGCGCACGGCACTGGCCGGCCGCGCGGACCTCAGTGAGGCGCGCGTGGCAGCGCTGGCCGCAGACGCCGGGTGGCAGATCCGGGAAGCCGTCGCGCGGCGTGAAACTCTGCCGGAACCGCTGGTGCGGCAACTGGCCGCCGATGACGATTACGACGTGCGCAAGGCCGTCGCGGCGCGGGCCGACCTGCCGGGCGACGCGCTGCGGGAACTGGTCACCGACTCGCACGGACTGGTGCGGGCCGGCGTGGCACGGCGACTGGACCTGCCGCTGGACTGCGCGCTGACGCTCGGCACGGACGGCGATCCGGACGTCCTGGCCACCCTGGCCCGCCGCGTGGACCTGCCGCGCAGCGTGCGTGAGTGGCTGGCCACCAGCGAGCACGCCGTGGTGCGCGCCGCCGCCCTGCAAGGCTGGACGGTCCCGGCCGCGTGGCTGGAACGCGCCGAACTGGACGCCGACCCGGACGTGCGCGCCGCCCTGGCCCGCCGACCCGACACGTCCCCCGACACGCTGATCCGACTGGCCGCCGACGAGACGGAAACCGTGCGCCGCGCCGTGCTGGAACGCAACGACCTGCCCGACAAAGCCGTCCTGACGCTGGCCCGCGCGCCCGAACAGGACATCCGCCTGCACGTCGCCAGCGCCGAGCACCTCAGCCCGGCCGTCCTGGCCGCCCTGATCGGCGACCCGGACCCGAACGTGCGCACCGTGCTCGCCGTGCGGCCCGACCTGAGCGGCGACCTGCTGTCCCGGCTGGCCGCCGACCCGAACCCCGAGGTGCGCCGCGCCGTCGCGTACGCCCCCGCCACCAATGCGGACATCCTGACCCGACTGACCAGCGACCCGAACGCCGGAGTGCGCCGCGCCGCCGCGCACCACCCGAACCTCCCGGACAGCACGCACGACACGCTGGCCGCCGACCCGGACGACGGCGTGCGCCTCGCCCTCGCCGGACGCACCGACCTCTCCCCCACCCTGCGCGAGCGCCTGCGCGCCGACCCGGACGCCAGCGTACGCGCCGAAGCTGGCGCATGACCAAGACGGATTCCGTCTGTTTCGTTAACACCCCGGAAGGGGCACCGGGTTGCCAACTCCACGCCCGGAATCCGTCTCCCTCCTACTCGCTCCGCTCGGATTGAATGGTTATGCAACCATCCAATCGGAGACCGTTTGACATCCGCCTCCCCCTGGGCGACGTGAAGTTCAGCGTGCGGGTCGGCATCCTCTGCACGCGCGGCGACACGCTCCTCACGAACACCGAGCCCGGCATCGGCTTTCACTACCTGCCCGGCGGGGCCGTCACCACCGGCGAGGACTCCGCCACCGCCGCCGCCCGCGAATGGACGGAAGAAACAGGCCTGCCCCCCGGCCCACTGCGACTGGTCGGCGTGGTCGAGAGCTTCTTCGGCCCCACCGAACGCCGCCAGCACGAGATCGGCTTCTACTACCACACGCCCGCCCCAGCGGAACTGCCGGACAGCCCATTCACTGTGCAGGACAACCCCGGCGTGACCTGCCACTGGCTCCCACTGAACGACACCGAATCCACCCCGGTCTACCCGCTGGTCATCCGCGACCTGCTGGACGTTCCACCCGGCGAAATCCGCCACATCGTCAACCACGAAGGGTAACGCCCCGGCCCGGCGTTCAGGCGGGTGAGAGGTTCGCGAATTTCACCAGGAGTTTTTTCGTTCCGGCGGTCGGGAAGTGCACCGTGACTTCCTGCCGGTCGCCGATGCCCGCGACGGCGAGGACCTGTCCCTCGCCGAATTTGGGGTGACGGACGCGTTCGCCGCCCCGGTAGGCCATGCCGGCGGTGAGGGGGCTGGTGTTCTTGACAGCGCTGGCGGTGGGGACGGTGGGGCGGTAGGTTTTCCAGGTTTTGGCGCGGTAATCGACGACCTGTCCGTAGGGGTCGACGGTGTCGAAGCCGCCTTCGATTTCTTCGAGGAAGCGGCTGTCCTCGGCGGCGTTGGTTTTGCCGTACTGCATGCGGTTCTCGGCGGCGGTCAGGAACAGGCGGTCCATGGCGCGGGTGATGCCGACGTAGAACAGGCGGCGTTCCTCCTCGATGCCGCCCGCCTCGGCGATGGCGCCCTTGCTGGGCAGCAGGCCTTCCTCGACGCCCACGATGAACACGACCGGGAATTCCAGGCCTTTGGCGTTGTGCATGGTCATGAGGGTGACGGCGTCTTCGGGGGTGTCCTTGTTCTCCTGTTTGGTGCGCATGTCGTCCACGCTGGAGAGCAGGGCGGCGTCGTCGAGGAAGTCGCCGATGGTGCCCTGGTTCTCCTGTGACCATTCCTCGGCGGCGTTCACGAGTTCATCGAGGTTCTCGGCGCGGACCTGTCCTTCCGGGCCTTCCTGGCGGAGCAGGTCGAGGTACCCGCTGGTTTCGATCACGTAGCGCAGGAACGGGCCGGGTTCGTAGTTGTCGGCGGCGTCGCTCATGGCGTGCATCAGCGCGGCGAAATCCACGGCTTTCTGCGCGCCACGGTCGAGGATGCCGTCCATGTCGGCGCGGGCGCAGGCTTCCAGCAGGCTGGTGCGGTGCGCGGCGGCCCAGTCGAGGAGTTTCGTGAGGGCGGTGTCGCCGATGCCGCGCCGGGGCCGCCCGATGATGCGGCGCAGGGCCACGTCGTCACTGGGGTTGATGGAGAGGCGGGCGTACGCGAGGATGTCGCGGATTTCCCGCCGGTCGTAGAAGCCCACACCGCCCACGATCTTCGCGGGGATCTGCACGCGGCGCAGGCTCTCCTCGATCACGCGGGACTGCGCGTTCGTGCGGTACAGCACGGCCATGTCCGTCAGCGGAAGGCCTTCCCGGGCGTGCAGGCGCGTGATCCACTCGGACACGAAGTCTCCCTCGGCGCGGTGGTCGGTGGCGCGGTGGAACACGACGGGCGGCCCGTCCTCCTTGACGGCTTTCAGGGTCTTGTCGAGGCGTTCGGCGTTGTTCTCGATCAGCCGGTTGGCAATGCCGAGCACGCGGGCGCTGCTGCGGTAGTTGTGCTCCAGCATGTAGACCTTCGCGTCGGCGTAGTCCTTCTGGAAATCGAGGATATTTTGTATGTCCGCGCCACGGAACTTGTAGATGCTGTTGTGGACGAGCAGGCCGCCCGCGAGGTACGTGTGGGTGGGGGTGACGGTCAGGTCGTACACGGGGCCGTCGTAGTGTTCCTGCGTGACCTGCGTGACGGCTGTTTCCTGGAGGCCGTGTGGGGTATCGGCCAGCAGGAGCATGCCGGGGTGCAGGTGTGACAGGGGCGTGAAGGCGTACATGGCACCGCCGATGTGGGCTTTGCGTTGCAGTTCCAGGCCGCCGTCCTGCGCGATCTGGCGGGCCTCGGCCAGGGCCTGTGGGTAGTCCTTGCGGCTGAGTTCGAGGCGGTAGCCGCCGCGTCCGTTCGTGCGGACGGGATGCCCGGCGTCCGTGAGTTTCGCGGCGATGTCGGCGCGGTTGCTGCTCCACTGGATGCGGTGGTAGCCGACGCTGCCGTGCCGGTGGTCCTGGAACATGATGAGGTTCAAGCTCTGGCGGCGCACGCCGTTCTGCGGGCGGTGGTGCGGGAAGTCCGGGTGCAGGTGCAGGTCCGTCATCAGGCGGCGGGCGGCAGCGGGCGTGTCGATCTCGCGGAACAGGCGTTGCAGGTGATCGTCGCCCATGGCGAGGTTCCGGCCGACGCCGTGGAACAGCGCGGTGGGCAGGCCGTAGCGGGCGGCGTACAGCGCTTCCCAGTACGCGGCGTCGGCGCGGGTGTCGCAGACGCGCAGGACCCAGACCTTGTCTCCGTTTTCCTGGTTCAGGCGGACGCGGTAGCCGTAGTCGGTCTGCCCCTCGCTGTTCTGCCTCGCGCCGACAGTCAGACCCACGCGGTAGCCGCGGTCCTCGCGGTACATCAGGTACACGTACCACTGTCCCTGCATGGGCTGGTGCCGCGCGAGGACGATGTGGTGCGGCGTGCCGCGCAGCGTGTGCGCCTCAGTCTGCACGTTCCAGAGTGGTCCGCTGGAGTGACCGCGTTTGACGTGCGTGACCTGCGCGGGCAGGCGCGTGCCGGACGCGCCGACGCCGCACACGGTCTCTCCTTCTGCGATGGTTTCGATGGGGCGCGGTCCCTGTGGCGTGCCGATCAGGGTGCCGGGCGGCAGGCACTGGTCGGGGTCTCCGACGACCAGCAGGTTGCGGTCCCTGGAGGCGAGCAGGCGGGTCAGTTCGTACTGGGCTTTGTTGGTGTCCTGGTACTCGTCGACGTGAATGAACCGGGCGCGGTTCTGCACGGCGTTCAGGACGGCGGGGACTTCGCGGAACAGGCGGACGGTTTCGGTGATGAGGTCGCCGAAGTCGATGGCGTTCTGGGCTTTTTTGCGCGTTTCGTAGCGGCGGTAGGCTTCGGCAGCGGCTTCTCTGGGGATGCCGCTGAGGTAGGGTTCGTGGGCGCGGTCGAGGT includes:
- a CDS encoding DUF2201 family putative metallopeptidase codes for the protein MTPVPVTPEFQRLISGSRLRLRGKSAFFATLLLHAEFVPSREVAAAGTDGERVYVNPEVAAGLAPDVLDGLLLHEVLHAALSHVQRRGPREKKRWNRSADLIVNGMVTAAGLPTPPSSAGAARDEHLEKLSVEEVYTALDGEPDGDGEDGDDLLDGPPGDAPPRNGKPSSNVARQWQQALAQARSVDAMSGGKGDDPLGMHRELMRLAPARLDWRAHLWRFLARTPVDFGGFDRRFVGRGLYLEALDDESLSALIAVDTSGSVDDDAVRALVGEVQGVLGAYPHVRATLYYADTEAYGPHDLSPGGEIPPPQGGGGTDFRPIFALLDAHEPDVLIYLTDGYGDFPEQAPRVPTLWVVPPGGLEDEGFPFGDVLRLEEHG
- the nudC gene encoding NAD(+) diphosphatase translates to MNATSLPDAFQRDPHAAPGPDSVWFVFDGHRLILTAQEGLPTGPAAPFPVTDTSGLGSLDGRTMFTAALDGDLPGGFVSVPVRSAFGTLGDTLMGVAGYASQILEFHRTHRYCGRCATPMQDSAHERSRVCPNCGLTAYPRVAPVAMVLITRGHGPDTEVLLARGPNFPPGMYSAIAGFVEPSETLEVAAHREIAEEVGVTVTDLQYAFSQPWPFPHSLMIGFTARYQGGEITPQPGEIQDARFFPVTALPGLPPRVSIARALIDQAVQRALGDG
- a CDS encoding NUDIX hydrolase, which gives rise to MQPSNRRPFDIRLPLGDVKFSVRVGILCTRGDTLLTNTEPGIGFHYLPGGAVTTGEDSATAAAREWTEETGLPPGPLRLVGVVESFFGPTERRQHEIGFYYHTPAPAELPDSPFTVQDNPGVTCHWLPLNDTESTPVYPLVIRDLLDVPPGEIRHIVNHEG
- a CDS encoding UvrD-helicase domain-containing protein; the protein is MNPPDLLAQLNPTQAQAADHYTGPALVIAGAGSGKTRTLIYRIAHLIGHYDVQPGEILAVTFTNKAAAEMRERASHLVPGAQNLWMSTFHSAGVRILRAYGEHIGLRRGFVIYDDDDQLDVLKDIMGSLPGIGPDTNPRVLRGILDRAKSNLQTPADLDRAHEPYLSGIPREAAAEAYRRYETRKKAQNAIDFGDLITETVRLFREVPAVLNAVQNRARFIHVDEYQDTNKAQYELTRLLASRDRNLLVVGDPDQCLPPGTLIGTPQGPRPIETIAEGETVCGVGASGTRLPAQVTHVKRGHSSGPLWNVQTEAHTLRGTPHHIVLARHQPMQGQWYVYLMYREDRGYRVGLTVGARQNSEGQTDYGYRVRLNQENGDKVWVLRVCDTRADAAYWEALYAARYGLPTALFHGVGRNLAMGDDHLQRLFREIDTPAAARRLMTDLHLHPDFPHHRPQNGVRRQSLNLIMFQDHRHGSVGYHRIQWSSNRADIAAKLTDAGHPVRTNGRGGYRLELSRKDYPQALAEARQIAQDGGLELQRKAHIGGAMYAFTPLSHLHPGMLLLADTPHGLQETAVTQVTQEHYDGPVYDLTVTPTHTYLAGGLLVHNSIYKFRGADIQNILDFQKDYADAKVYMLEHNYRSSARVLGIANRLIENNAERLDKTLKAVKEDGPPVVFHRATDHRAEGDFVSEWITRLHAREGLPLTDMAVLYRTNAQSRVIEESLRRVQIPAKIVGGVGFYDRREIRDILAYARLSINPSDDVALRRIIGRPRRGIGDTALTKLLDWAAAHRTSLLEACARADMDGILDRGAQKAVDFAALMHAMSDAADNYEPGPFLRYVIETSGYLDLLRQEGPEGQVRAENLDELVNAAEEWSQENQGTIGDFLDDAALLSSVDDMRTKQENKDTPEDAVTLMTMHNAKGLEFPVVFIVGVEEGLLPSKGAIAEAGGIEEERRLFYVGITRAMDRLFLTAAENRMQYGKTNAAEDSRFLEEIEGGFDTVDPYGQVVDYRAKTWKTYRPTVPTASAVKNTSPLTAGMAYRGGERVRHPKFGEGQVLAVAGIGDRQEVTVHFPTAGTKKLLVKFANLSPA